From a single Sander vitreus isolate 19-12246 chromosome 2, sanVit1, whole genome shotgun sequence genomic region:
- the rfx1b gene encoding MHC class II regulatory factor RFX1 isoform X2 has translation MATSGYSEDLQPQQANAVTIATPSATTPSSAKTAHFLSEIPPTSGAIASANQSATVSKSGQDALCSQAPPNSQKAVVLTTPTQHYVTQEIQHSGVQKSNGQSNSPQYIIVTVTEGSVHSNDSLSDSSPPATAVPTQVVQPVQTTQQVEHVYSGQVQYVDGGGDATFTTSSIRSSNYPFSDSPLYSQTPPTSSSYYEATPSSESDITGSVTSQPVSVATAGANSGGAAAGGGGYVIQGGYVLGGAAAAGGGGQSYSSPNSRAPPATVQWLCDNYEGAEGVSLPRCTLYYHYLLHCQEQKLEPVNAASFGKLIRSVFMGLRTRRLGTRGNSKYHYYGLRIKSGSPLLRLMDEQQHMAMRQQPFSQKNRIKPLQKSQGITNGTSGGMGQQQAAALCDISAQVQQYQQFLEASRPLPDFVDIDLQDGTLPDGILLEHLKAFQTLYREHCEAILDVMVNLQFTLVETLWKSFWRFSQSSDTESLNLHNESEKRLPKSCLVVLCKYEPVLRWTKECDNLLYQTLVEILIPDVLRPIPSALTQAIRNFAKSLENWLTGAMMNIPEEMVRIKVLCVGSFSQTLRRYTSLNHLAQAARAVLQNSAQINQMLSDLNRVDFTNVQEQASWVCQCEDRVVQRLEQDFKMTLQQQNSLEQWATWLDGVVSEALKPYEHNPVVLPKAAKVFLLNWSFYSSMVIRDLTLRSAASFGSFHLIRLLYDEYMYYLIEHRVAQAKGVTPIAVMGEFASTVKSRISPDLEKEEEEDDEEEESEDEGGELVLQSSSLRAVDDEKDSMEPPAKLPRTSFNLHSLTDSTTS, from the exons ATGGCAACTTCTGGATACTCCGAGGACCTTCAGCCTCAGCAGGCCAATgcagtaaccatagcaacaccTTCTGCTACCACACCCTCATCCGCAAAGACGGCACACTTCCTGTCCGAGATCCCACCAACCTCTGGAGCCATTGCATCGGCTAACCAATCAGCCACTGTCTCAAAATCAGGACAGGATGCACTTTGTTCTCAAGCGCCCCCCAACAGCCAGAAGGCAGTGGTTCTGACGACTCCCACGCAGCACTATGTAACCCAAGAAATCCAGCACTCTGGGGTCCAGAAAAGTAATGGTCAGAGCAACTCGCCCCAGTACATCATAGTAACTGTTacag AGGGCTCAGTTCACTCCAATGACAGCCTGTCAGACTCTAGCCCACCTGCCACTGCTGTTCCTACTCAGGTGGTCCAACCAGTGCAGACCACCCAACAG GTGGAGCATGTGTACTCTGGCCAGGTGCAGTATGTGGACGGAGGAGGAGACGCGACTTTTACCACGTCCTCCAT TCGATCGAGCAACTACCCTTTCTCCGACTCGCCCCTCTACTCCCAGACccctcccacctcctcctcctactACGAGGCCACACCGAGCTCTGAGTCAGACATCACTGGCTCTGTGACCTCGCAGCCAGTTTCTGTGGCAACAGCGGGAGCCAATAGTGGGGGAGCTGCTGCGGGCGGAGGGGGCTATGTCATTCAAGGAGGTTATGTGttaggaggagcagcagcagcaggtggagGAGGGCAGAGTTACTCCAGCCCTAACTCTCGTGCCCCACCCGCTACT GTGCAGTGGCTGTGTGATAACTACGAGGGGGCGGAGGGGGTGAGTTTACCTCGCTGCACCCTCTACTACCACTACCTGCTGCACTGCCAGGAGCAGAAACTAGAACCTGTTAATGCAGCATCCTTCGGCAAACTCATCAGGTCTGTCTTCATGGGGCTACGTACACGGAGATTAGGGACCag agggaACTCTAAGTACCACTACTATGGACTGAGGATCAAATCTGGTTCCCCGCTGCTCAGACTGATGGATGAACAGCAGCACATGGCGATGAGGCAGCAGCCTTTCTCACAGAAAAACAG GATAAAGCCACTTCAGAAGTCACAGGGGATCACCAACGGGACATCAGGTGGGATGGGTCAGCAGCAGGCGGCGGCACTATGTGATATTTCGGCGCAGGTGCAACAGTACCAGCAGTTTCTGG AGGCATCAAGGCCGCTGCCAGACTTTGTGGACATTGATCTGCAAGATGGAACCCTGCCCGATGGGATCCTTTTAGAACACCTCAAGGCCTTTCAGACTCTCTACAGAGAACACTGTGAG GCCATTCTGGACGTGATGGTCAATCTTCAGTTCACTCTCGTGGAGACACTTTGGAAATCCTTCTGGCGGTTCAGCCAGAGCAGTGACACCGAATCACTCAACCT GCACAATGAGTCTGAGAAGCGTCTGCCCAAATCGTGCCTAGTGGTGCTGTGTAAGTATGAGCCAGTGCTGCGCTGGACCAAAGAGTGCGACAACCTGCTCTACCAGACTCTGGTGGAGATCCTCATCCCTGATGTACTGAGACCCATCCCCA GTGCCTTAACTCAGGCCATCCGCAACTTTGCCAAGAGTCTGGAGAACTGGTTGACAGGCGCCATGATGAACATCCCAGAAGAGATGGTTCGCATAAAG GTGCTGTGTGTGGGCTCCTTCTCCCAGACGCTGCGCCGCTATACCAGCCTGAACCACCTTGCCCAGGCAGCCCGCGCCGTCCTCCAGAACTCCGCTCAGATCAACCAAATGCTCTCAGACCTCAACAGGGTTGATTTCACTAATGTTCAG GAGCAGGCATCCTGGGTATGTCAGTGTGAAGACCGTGTGGTACAGCGGCTGGAGCAAGACTTTAAAATGACCCTGCAGCAGCAAAACTCTCTGGAACAGTGGGCTACCTGGCTGGATGGTGTTGTCTCTGAGGCCCTGAAGCCCTACGAGCACAACCCTGTTGTGCTACCAAAGGCTGCAAAGGTTTTCCTGCTCAACTGGTCCTTCTATAG CTCTATGGTAATCCGGGACCTGACTTTGCGCAGTGCTGCCAGCTTTGGCTCCTTTCACCTGATCCGCTTGCTCTATGATGAGTATATGTACTACCTGATAGAACACAGGGTGGCCCAGGCTAAAGGAGTGACACCCATTGCGGTCATGGGAGAA TTTGCCAGCACTGTCAAGAGCAGAATCTCTCCGGACCTGGAGAAAG aagaagaagaggatgacgaggaagaggagagcGAGGACGAGGGCGGAGAGCTCGTGCTGCAGTCCAGCTCTCTGAGAGCGGTTGATGACGAGAAGGACTCGATGGAGCCGCCCGCCAAGCTGCCCAGGACCAGTTTCAATCTGCACTCTCTGACCGACAGCACCACATCTTAG
- the rfx1b gene encoding MHC class II regulatory factor RFX1 isoform X1: MATSGYSEDLQPQQANAVTIATPSATTPSSAKTAHFLSEIPPTSGAIASANQSATVSKSGQDALCSQAPPNSQKAVVLTTPTQHYVTQEIQHSGVQKSNGQSNSPQYIIVTVTEGSVHSNDSLSDSSPPATAVPTQVVQPVQTTQQRSVLQAVSQAAKRIQINNLQSVDINQEVEHVYSGQVQYVDGGGDATFTTSSIRSSNYPFSDSPLYSQTPPTSSSYYEATPSSESDITGSVTSQPVSVATAGANSGGAAAGGGGYVIQGGYVLGGAAAAGGGGQSYSSPNSRAPPATVQWLCDNYEGAEGVSLPRCTLYYHYLLHCQEQKLEPVNAASFGKLIRSVFMGLRTRRLGTRGNSKYHYYGLRIKSGSPLLRLMDEQQHMAMRQQPFSQKNRIKPLQKSQGITNGTSGGMGQQQAAALCDISAQVQQYQQFLEASRPLPDFVDIDLQDGTLPDGILLEHLKAFQTLYREHCEAILDVMVNLQFTLVETLWKSFWRFSQSSDTESLNLHNESEKRLPKSCLVVLCKYEPVLRWTKECDNLLYQTLVEILIPDVLRPIPSALTQAIRNFAKSLENWLTGAMMNIPEEMVRIKVLCVGSFSQTLRRYTSLNHLAQAARAVLQNSAQINQMLSDLNRVDFTNVQEQASWVCQCEDRVVQRLEQDFKMTLQQQNSLEQWATWLDGVVSEALKPYEHNPVVLPKAAKVFLLNWSFYSSMVIRDLTLRSAASFGSFHLIRLLYDEYMYYLIEHRVAQAKGVTPIAVMGEFASTVKSRISPDLEKEEEEDDEEEESEDEGGELVLQSSSLRAVDDEKDSMEPPAKLPRTSFNLHSLTDSTTS, encoded by the exons ATGGCAACTTCTGGATACTCCGAGGACCTTCAGCCTCAGCAGGCCAATgcagtaaccatagcaacaccTTCTGCTACCACACCCTCATCCGCAAAGACGGCACACTTCCTGTCCGAGATCCCACCAACCTCTGGAGCCATTGCATCGGCTAACCAATCAGCCACTGTCTCAAAATCAGGACAGGATGCACTTTGTTCTCAAGCGCCCCCCAACAGCCAGAAGGCAGTGGTTCTGACGACTCCCACGCAGCACTATGTAACCCAAGAAATCCAGCACTCTGGGGTCCAGAAAAGTAATGGTCAGAGCAACTCGCCCCAGTACATCATAGTAACTGTTacag AGGGCTCAGTTCACTCCAATGACAGCCTGTCAGACTCTAGCCCACCTGCCACTGCTGTTCCTACTCAGGTGGTCCAACCAGTGCAGACCACCCAACAG AGGTCAGTGTTACAAGCGGTGTCGCAGGCAGCCAAGAGGATTCAGATCAACAACCTTCAGTCTGTGGACATTAACCAGGAG GTGGAGCATGTGTACTCTGGCCAGGTGCAGTATGTGGACGGAGGAGGAGACGCGACTTTTACCACGTCCTCCAT TCGATCGAGCAACTACCCTTTCTCCGACTCGCCCCTCTACTCCCAGACccctcccacctcctcctcctactACGAGGCCACACCGAGCTCTGAGTCAGACATCACTGGCTCTGTGACCTCGCAGCCAGTTTCTGTGGCAACAGCGGGAGCCAATAGTGGGGGAGCTGCTGCGGGCGGAGGGGGCTATGTCATTCAAGGAGGTTATGTGttaggaggagcagcagcagcaggtggagGAGGGCAGAGTTACTCCAGCCCTAACTCTCGTGCCCCACCCGCTACT GTGCAGTGGCTGTGTGATAACTACGAGGGGGCGGAGGGGGTGAGTTTACCTCGCTGCACCCTCTACTACCACTACCTGCTGCACTGCCAGGAGCAGAAACTAGAACCTGTTAATGCAGCATCCTTCGGCAAACTCATCAGGTCTGTCTTCATGGGGCTACGTACACGGAGATTAGGGACCag agggaACTCTAAGTACCACTACTATGGACTGAGGATCAAATCTGGTTCCCCGCTGCTCAGACTGATGGATGAACAGCAGCACATGGCGATGAGGCAGCAGCCTTTCTCACAGAAAAACAG GATAAAGCCACTTCAGAAGTCACAGGGGATCACCAACGGGACATCAGGTGGGATGGGTCAGCAGCAGGCGGCGGCACTATGTGATATTTCGGCGCAGGTGCAACAGTACCAGCAGTTTCTGG AGGCATCAAGGCCGCTGCCAGACTTTGTGGACATTGATCTGCAAGATGGAACCCTGCCCGATGGGATCCTTTTAGAACACCTCAAGGCCTTTCAGACTCTCTACAGAGAACACTGTGAG GCCATTCTGGACGTGATGGTCAATCTTCAGTTCACTCTCGTGGAGACACTTTGGAAATCCTTCTGGCGGTTCAGCCAGAGCAGTGACACCGAATCACTCAACCT GCACAATGAGTCTGAGAAGCGTCTGCCCAAATCGTGCCTAGTGGTGCTGTGTAAGTATGAGCCAGTGCTGCGCTGGACCAAAGAGTGCGACAACCTGCTCTACCAGACTCTGGTGGAGATCCTCATCCCTGATGTACTGAGACCCATCCCCA GTGCCTTAACTCAGGCCATCCGCAACTTTGCCAAGAGTCTGGAGAACTGGTTGACAGGCGCCATGATGAACATCCCAGAAGAGATGGTTCGCATAAAG GTGCTGTGTGTGGGCTCCTTCTCCCAGACGCTGCGCCGCTATACCAGCCTGAACCACCTTGCCCAGGCAGCCCGCGCCGTCCTCCAGAACTCCGCTCAGATCAACCAAATGCTCTCAGACCTCAACAGGGTTGATTTCACTAATGTTCAG GAGCAGGCATCCTGGGTATGTCAGTGTGAAGACCGTGTGGTACAGCGGCTGGAGCAAGACTTTAAAATGACCCTGCAGCAGCAAAACTCTCTGGAACAGTGGGCTACCTGGCTGGATGGTGTTGTCTCTGAGGCCCTGAAGCCCTACGAGCACAACCCTGTTGTGCTACCAAAGGCTGCAAAGGTTTTCCTGCTCAACTGGTCCTTCTATAG CTCTATGGTAATCCGGGACCTGACTTTGCGCAGTGCTGCCAGCTTTGGCTCCTTTCACCTGATCCGCTTGCTCTATGATGAGTATATGTACTACCTGATAGAACACAGGGTGGCCCAGGCTAAAGGAGTGACACCCATTGCGGTCATGGGAGAA TTTGCCAGCACTGTCAAGAGCAGAATCTCTCCGGACCTGGAGAAAG aagaagaagaggatgacgaggaagaggagagcGAGGACGAGGGCGGAGAGCTCGTGCTGCAGTCCAGCTCTCTGAGAGCGGTTGATGACGAGAAGGACTCGATGGAGCCGCCCGCCAAGCTGCCCAGGACCAGTTTCAATCTGCACTCTCTGACCGACAGCACCACATCTTAG
- the dcaf15 gene encoding DDB1- and CUL4-associated factor 15 produces the protein MAPSSKSEKDDSKQKAKRKHKDHVVKLLMRGKLSGQFSQRLFRKLPPRVCVPLKNIVSEEFLRAGHVFLGFTKCGRYVLSYTSDCGEDDDFSFYTYHLYWWEFNLHSRLKQVHHVRLFAGEEIYSDLYLTVCEWPNDHSKIVIFGFNTRSSSSVLMNLMMSDENNRDIYITIASMPPPKPCSYCCPVPSATTIRTGSGECLEHGYVLNSRYQVVYPFPTFQPAFQLKKDQVILLNTSYSLVACGISLCPGKQGQSSQILYTKRATLSSQASASFSSPPMASYSSLPQGSPESRLPPSRPAPISSSPSQSQAAVRAREFAADLFRRAQGGAGGSGGGGGGGGGGGKENESQAERRLPDGGEKEAAQIPGDKGIHVDRRREEDDCRERRKEERRTSLPQASTSEGSHSLQQCSEQVMSPASSSSPSSPPTPSPSQEVGPSEPGYVNYSRLHYRLQQPGAAEQNAGGAGGYEDDKVQLPFTVTDLKGRNLQLVTGPHNGQSVCVEQLTLDFEYLINEVIRSDAAWAPQFCSFSDYDVVILEVCPETNTVMINIGLLLLAFSNLDEEHCRPNTYHSNLQVSWDLNTGVCCTVGVGDLTEVKGQTSGSVWSSYRKSCVNTVMKWLVPESSSRYINRMTNEALHKGSSLQVLADSDRSTWIVL, from the exons ATGGCGCCCAGCTCGAAATCAGAAAAGGACGATAGCAAACAGAaagctaaaagaaaacacaaagaccATGTCGTGAAGCTTCTTATGCGTGGGAAG CTTTCAGGACAGTTTTCTCAACGCCTGTTCAGGAAGCTGCCACCTCGAGTGTGTGTCCCTTTAAAGAACATTGTCAGCGAGGAGTTCCTGAGAGCAGG ACATGTGTTTCTTGGCTTTACCAAATGCGGCCGCTATGTTCTGTCCTACACCAGCGACTGTGGAGAAGATGATGATTTCTCTTTCTATACCTACCATCTTTATTGGTGGGAGTTCAACTTGCACAGTAGACTCAAACAG GTCCATCACGTACGTCTGTTTGCAGGAGAGGAAATCTACAGCGACCTGTAcctgactgtgtgtgagtggcCCAATGACCACTCAAAAATTGTCATCTTTGGCTTCAA TACACGCAGTTCAAGCTCCGTTCTGATGAACTTAATGATGAGTGATGAAAACAACAGAGACATCTACATCACTATTGCTTCCATGCCTCCTCCTAAACCTTGCTCTTACTGCTGCCCAGTTCCCTCAGCCACTACTATAcgcacag GAAGTGGAGAGTGTCTGGAGCATGGCTATGTGCTCAACAGCAGGTACCAGGTGGTGTACCCATTCCCCACTTTCCAACCAGCTTTCCAGCTGAAGAAGGACCAGGTCATCCTGTTAAACACTAGCTACTCTCTGGTGGCCTGCGGCATCTCACTCTGCCCag GTAAGCAGGGTCAGTCATCGCAGATCCTGTACACAAAGAGAGCCACTCTGTCAAGTCAGGCCTCTGCATCGTTTTCCTCCCCCCCCATGGCCTCTTACTCCTCACTACCTCAGGGATCTCCCGAAAGCCGACTGCCACCGAGCAGACCTGCTCCAATTTCCTCATCTCCTAGCCAGTCTCAAGCAGCTGTGCGAGCCCGCGAGTTTGCAGCTGACCTCTTCAGGCGGGCCCAGGGAGGAGCGGGAGgatcaggaggaggaggaggaggaggaggaggaggagggaaagaaaACGAAAGCCAGGCAGAAAGGAGACTACCTGATGGTGGTGAAAAAGAGGCAGCGCAGATACCAGGAGATAAAGGGATACATGTagacaggaggagagaggaggatgattgtagagagaggaggaaggaggagagacgGACTAGTTTACCACAAGCGTCAACATCAGAAGGGAGCCACAGTTTGCAACAGTGCTCTGAACAAGTGATGTCTCCTGCCTCTTCCTCATCACCTTCATCCCCGCCGACCCCATCCCCGTCCCAGGAGGTTGGCCCCAGCGAGCCTGGATATGTCAACTATTCACGTCTGCACTACCGCCTCCAACAGCCAGGGGCAGCAGAGCAGAATGCAGGAGGTGCAGGAG GTTATGAAGACGATAAAGTTCAGCTACCTTTCACGGTCACTGACCTTAAAGGACGGAACCTGCAGCTGGTCACCGGGCCACACAATGGACAG agtgtgtgtgtggagcagtTGACTCTAGACTTTGAGTATCTTATCAATGAGGTGATCAGGAGCGATGCTGCCTGGGCTCCGCAGTTCTGCTCCTTCAGCGACTATGATGTTGTAATATTAGAG GTGTGTCCTGAAACCAACACTGTGATGATCAACATTGGTCTGCTGTTACTGGCCTTCTCCAACTTGGATGAGGAGCACTGCAG GCCAAACACGTATCATTCCAACCTGCAGGTCAGCTGGGACCTAAACACAGGTGTGTGTTGCACTGTGGGTGTTGGGGACCTTACAGAGGTCAAGGGTCAGACCAG TGGGAGTGTGTGGAGTTCTTACAGGAAGTCCTGCGTGAACACAGTGATGAAGTGGTTGGTTCCCGAGAGCAGCTCCCGCTACATTAATCGCATGACCAACGAAGCTCTACACAAAG GCTCGTCCCTGCAAGTGTTGGCAGATAGTGACCGAAGTACCTGGATTGTATTATGA